A portion of the Intestinibacillus sp. Marseille-P6563 genome contains these proteins:
- a CDS encoding acetyl-CoA hydrolase/transferase family protein: MSWKEYYQKHRMSAAEAIQLVRSGNVVSIGHAVGEPTALVDALVANADQLHDVELLHMVLMGKGEYLTERMQGHFRHNSLFVGGAARGAVEQGRADFTPCYFHLVPELLRTSLQPDVAMIMVSPPDEEGNCSLGVSVDYTLAGALAAKTVIAQVNRHMPRCHGDCFLHVTDLTAIVEHDQPLIELQPAQIGPIEREIGRHCASLIRDGDCLQLGIGALPDAVLMSLGDKNDLGLHAEMFSDGAVDLIRNGNINGRHKNLHTGKHVATFLMGTKRLYDFVNDNPSVYMAPVDYVNNPLVIGRNDNMVSINSCVQIDLTGQVCSESVGLRQISAVGGQVDFIRGAALSKGGRSIIAVGSTAAHGRISKIVPVLDEGAAVTTNRMDVEYIVTEYGVADLKGKTLRERAQALIHIAHPDFRPQLMEAYEQRFHQKWAG; this comes from the coding sequence ATGAGCTGGAAAGAATACTATCAAAAACACCGCATGAGCGCCGCAGAGGCGATTCAGCTGGTGCGGTCGGGCAACGTGGTTTCGATTGGCCACGCGGTCGGGGAACCGACCGCGCTGGTCGACGCCCTGGTTGCCAATGCTGACCAGCTGCACGATGTGGAACTGCTGCACATGGTGCTCATGGGCAAGGGCGAATACCTGACCGAACGCATGCAGGGGCACTTCCGCCACAACTCGCTGTTTGTTGGCGGCGCTGCCCGCGGCGCGGTCGAGCAGGGACGCGCCGACTTCACCCCTTGTTATTTTCATCTGGTGCCCGAGCTGCTGCGCACCAGCCTGCAGCCCGATGTGGCCATGATTATGGTCAGCCCACCCGATGAGGAAGGCAACTGTTCGCTCGGCGTTTCGGTCGACTATACGTTGGCCGGTGCGCTGGCAGCCAAAACGGTCATCGCCCAGGTCAACCGGCACATGCCGCGCTGCCACGGCGACTGCTTCCTGCACGTGACCGACCTGACCGCCATCGTTGAACACGATCAGCCGCTCATCGAATTGCAGCCCGCACAGATCGGTCCCATCGAACGCGAGATCGGCCGACACTGTGCTTCGCTCATTCGCGACGGCGACTGCTTGCAGCTTGGCATCGGCGCCCTGCCGGATGCGGTGCTGATGAGTCTGGGCGATAAGAACGATCTGGGCCTGCATGCCGAGATGTTCTCGGATGGCGCGGTCGATCTCATCCGCAATGGCAACATCAACGGACGCCATAAGAACCTGCACACCGGCAAGCATGTGGCGACCTTCCTGATGGGCACCAAGCGGCTGTATGATTTCGTCAACGACAACCCGAGCGTTTACATGGCTCCGGTCGATTATGTCAACAATCCGCTGGTCATTGGCCGCAACGATAATATGGTATCGATCAACTCGTGTGTACAGATCGACCTGACCGGTCAGGTCTGCTCGGAGTCGGTCGGCCTGCGGCAGATCAGCGCAGTCGGCGGCCAGGTGGATTTCATCCGCGGTGCGGCACTGTCCAAGGGGGGACGGTCGATCATCGCGGTCGGTTCCACCGCAGCCCATGGACGCATCTCCAAGATCGTGCCCGTGCTGGATGAAGGCGCTGCCGTCACCACCAACCGGATGGATGTCGAATACATCGTCACCGAATACGGTGTGGCAGACCTCAAGGGCAAAACGCTGCGCGAGCGTGCGCAGGCCCTGATTCACATTGCGCATCCCGATTTTCGGCCGCAGCTCATGGAAGCTTACGAACAGCGCTTCCACCAGAAATGGGCGGGCTGA
- a CDS encoding 4-hydroxyphenylacetate 3-hydroxylase family protein: MMTKQQYIDSLRKLHLNLYRFGEKVENVVDDPIVRPSLNSFAATYELAEDPKYEDLMTATSSLTGKKINRFTHLHQSTDDLIKKVKMQRLLGQKTAACFQRCVGLDAANAVFSTTYETDEACGTHYHENFVKFWTEVQENDWGVDGAMTDVKGDRGLSPSKQVDPDLYLHVVERTADGIYVTGAKAHQTGYLNSHYVLVMPTISMREGDEDYAVSFACSTDAEGITLILGRQSCDTRKTETYNDIDVGNKVYGGHEVLVVFDHVFIPNEMIFLNGETAFAGMMVERFAGYHRQSYGGCKVGVGDVLIGATALATEMAGCAKASHVKDKLIEMTHLNETLYCCGIACSSQGSKTKSGNYLIDLLLANVCKQNVTRFPYDIARLAQDLAGGLMVTQPSEADYRNPATHDYIEKYLKGVALVPTEDRMRVLRLIENMTMGTAAVGYLPESMHGAGSPQAQRIMIARQSNMEMKKQLAKNIARIK, encoded by the coding sequence ATGATGACCAAACAGCAGTACATCGACAGCCTGCGCAAGCTGCATCTGAATCTGTACCGGTTTGGGGAAAAGGTGGAAAATGTCGTGGACGATCCGATCGTCCGGCCGTCGCTCAACTCGTTTGCCGCGACCTATGAACTGGCCGAGGACCCGAAGTATGAGGACCTCATGACGGCAACGAGCAGCCTGACCGGCAAGAAGATCAACCGCTTCACCCACCTGCACCAATCGACCGACGACCTGATCAAAAAGGTCAAGATGCAGCGTCTGCTCGGGCAAAAGACAGCGGCTTGCTTCCAGCGCTGCGTCGGTCTGGACGCCGCCAACGCGGTCTTTTCCACGACCTATGAAACCGACGAAGCCTGCGGCACCCACTACCACGAGAATTTCGTGAAGTTCTGGACCGAGGTACAGGAAAACGACTGGGGCGTGGACGGCGCGATGACCGACGTCAAGGGCGACCGTGGCCTGTCCCCATCCAAGCAGGTCGACCCGGACCTCTACCTGCACGTGGTGGAACGCACGGCGGACGGTATTTACGTCACCGGCGCCAAGGCCCACCAGACCGGTTACTTAAACAGCCACTATGTACTGGTTATGCCGACCATCTCCATGCGCGAGGGCGATGAGGATTACGCCGTTTCGTTTGCGTGCTCGACCGATGCCGAAGGCATCACGCTCATTCTGGGCCGTCAGTCGTGCGACACCCGCAAGACCGAAACCTACAACGACATCGACGTAGGCAACAAGGTGTATGGCGGACACGAAGTTCTAGTCGTCTTTGACCATGTGTTCATTCCGAACGAAATGATCTTCCTCAACGGCGAAACCGCCTTTGCCGGCATGATGGTTGAGCGCTTTGCTGGCTACCATCGTCAGTCTTACGGCGGCTGTAAGGTCGGCGTGGGCGATGTGCTCATCGGTGCAACCGCACTGGCGACCGAAATGGCGGGCTGTGCCAAGGCATCCCACGTCAAGGATAAGCTCATCGAGATGACGCACCTGAACGAAACGCTGTACTGCTGCGGCATCGCTTGTTCGTCCCAGGGCTCTAAGACCAAGTCCGGTAACTATCTGATCGATCTGCTGCTGGCCAATGTCTGCAAGCAGAACGTCACCCGGTTCCCGTATGACATTGCCCGTCTGGCACAGGACCTGGCCGGCGGCCTGATGGTCACCCAGCCGTCCGAAGCCGATTACCGCAACCCGGCCACCCACGATTACATTGAAAAGTATCTCAAGGGTGTGGCATTGGTTCCGACCGAAGATCGTATGCGCGTCCTGCGCCTGATCGAGAACATGACCATGGGTACGGCAGCGGTTGGCTATTTGCCCGAATCCATGCACGGCGCTGGTTCGCCGCAGGCACAGCGCATCATGATCGCGCGTCAGTCCAACATGGAAATGAAGAAACAGCTTGCTAAGAACATCGCACGGATCAAGTGA